One genomic window of Magnetococcales bacterium includes the following:
- the elbB gene encoding isoprenoid biosynthesis glyoxalase ElbB — MDTLCSEKLPTSLDDSGGRTVAKKRIGVLLSGCGVFDGAEIHEATLTLFFLDRAGAEAICMAPDMAQHHVINHITGQEMPESRNVLIESARIARGNIRNLATVQVADVDAVILPGGFGAAKNLSTVAFAGPQAQVDPTVAAFLRGVQEAGKPIGALCISPAVISRIFADQGLTLTIGTDPGTAGAIAAMGNRHQESAVDAIVVDQAHKIVTSAAYMCAASIGEVGQGIEKLVAEVLRQA; from the coding sequence ATGGATACATTGTGTTCAGAAAAACTCCCAACCAGTCTGGATGATTCAGGAGGACGAACGGTGGCAAAAAAACGCATTGGGGTGTTGCTCTCCGGGTGTGGCGTGTTTGACGGGGCAGAGATCCATGAAGCAACCTTGACGCTGTTTTTTTTGGATCGGGCCGGAGCGGAAGCGATCTGCATGGCACCCGATATGGCCCAACACCACGTCATCAATCACATCACGGGTCAGGAGATGCCTGAATCCCGCAATGTGCTGATCGAGTCGGCCCGTATTGCTCGGGGCAACATTCGCAATTTGGCCACGGTGCAGGTGGCGGATGTGGATGCGGTCATTTTGCCCGGGGGGTTTGGGGCCGCGAAAAACCTGTCAACGGTGGCATTCGCCGGACCCCAGGCGCAGGTGGATCCCACCGTTGCGGCTTTTTTGCGGGGGGTGCAGGAGGCCGGCAAGCCCATCGGGGCGTTGTGTATCTCTCCGGCGGTGATTTCGCGCATATTTGCCGACCAGGGGTTGACGCTGACCATCGGCACCGATCCCGGCACCGCCGGTGCCATTGCGGCCATGGGCAACCGCCACCAGGAGAGCGCCGTGGATGCCATTGTTGTGGACCAGGCCCATAAAATCGTCACATCGGCGGCCTACATGTGTGCGGCGAGCATTGGCGAGGTGGGGCAGGGGATCGAAAAACTGGTGGCTGAAGTGTTGCGGCAGGCCTGA